From a single Candoia aspera isolate rCanAsp1 chromosome 2, rCanAsp1.hap2, whole genome shotgun sequence genomic region:
- the LUC7L3 gene encoding luc7-like protein 3 isoform X7 translates to MISAAQLLDELMGRDRNLAPDEKRSNVRWDHESVCKYYLCGFCPAELFTNTRSDLGPCEKIHDENLRKQYILDIDRYEKSSRFMKVGYEREFLRYLQSLLAEVERRIRRGHARLALSQTQQSSGQAAGPTGKNEEKIQVLTDKIDVLLQQIEELGSEGKVEEAQGMMKLVEQLKEERELLRSTTSTIESFAAQEKQMEVCEVCGAFLIVGDAQSRVDDHLMGKQHMGYAKIKATVEELKEKLRKRTEEPERDDRLKKEKLEREEREREREREEKERKRRREEEEKEKERARDRERRKRSRSRSRHSSRTSDRRSSRSRDHKRSRSKDRRRSRSRDRRRSRSHDRSDRKHRSRSRDRRRSKSRDRKSYKHRSKSREREQDRKSKEKEKRGSDDKKSSVKSSSREKQSEDTSMDSKEGDAKNEVNGTSEDIKSEGDTQSN, encoded by the exons ATGATTTCGGCAGCCCAGCTTTTGGACGAGCTTATGGGCCGGGACAGAAACCTCGCCCCAGATGAAAAGCGCAGTAACGTGCGGTGGGACCATGAAAGC GTTTGTAAATACTACCTTTGTGGGTTTTGTCCAGCTGAATTATTCACAAATACTCGTTCTGACTTGG GTCCATGTGAAAAGATTCATGATGAAAACCTAAGAAAACA ATACATTTTGGACATTGATAGGTATGAGAAGAGTTCTCGATTCATGAAAGTAGGCTACGAAAGAGAGTTCCTTCGTTATTTGCAGAGCTTGCTTGCTGAAGTTGAGCGTCGAATTCGAAGAGGCCATGCCCGTTTAGCATTATCTCAGACTCAGCAGTCCTCAGGT CAGGCAGCAGGACCTACtggcaaaaatgaagaaaagattcAAGTCTTAACTGATAAAATTGATGTACTTCTGCAACAG ATTGAAGAACTAGGTTCTGAAGGAAAAGTAGAGGAGGCTCAAGGCATGATGAAACTTGTTGAACAGttaaaagaggagagagagttgCTCAGATCTACAACTTCA ACCATTGaaagttttgcagcccaggaaAAGCAAATGGAAGTTTGTGAAGTTTGTGGAGCCTTTTTAATTGTGGGAGATGCACAGTCCAGAGTCGATGATCACTTGATGGGGAAACAACATATGGGTTATGCTAAAATTAAAGCTACAGTAGAAGAATTAAAA gaaaaattaagaaaaagaactgAAGAGCCTGAACGCGATGATcgtttaaaaaaggagaaattagAGCGAGAAGAGCGAGAGAGGGAGcgtgaaagggaagaaaaggaaagaaagcgaCGAcgtgaggaagaagagaaggagaaagagagggcCCGTGATAGGGAAAGACGAAAGAGAAGCAGATCACGAAGCAGACATTCAAGCAGAACTTCTGACAGGAGAAGTAGTCGGTCGAGGGACCATAAACGGTCAAGAAGCAAGGACAGAAGACGAAGCAG aagTCGGGATCGACGCAGAAGCAGAAGCCATGATAGGTCAGACAGGAAGCACAGATCACGCAGCAGGGACAGAAGACGGTCAAAAAGCCGGGACCGGAAATCGTACAAGCACAGAAGCAAAAGCAGAGAACGAGAACAAGATAGGAAATCTAAGGAAAAAG AAAAGAGAGGATCTGATGATAAAAAAAGTAGTGTGAAGTCCAGTAGTCGAGAAAAACAGAGTGAAGACACAAGCATGGACTCCAAGGAAGGCGATGCTAAGAATGAGGTCAATGGGACAAGTGAAGACATTAAATCTGAAGGTGACACTCAGTCCAATTAA
- the LUC7L3 gene encoding luc7-like protein 3 isoform X8 — MISAAQLLDELMGRDRNLAPDEKRSNVRWDHESVCKYYLCGFCPAELFTNTRSDLGPCEKIHDENLRKQYEKSSRFMKVGYEREFLRYLQSLLAEVERRIRRGHARLALSQTQQSSGQAAGPTGKNEEKIQVLTDKIDVLLQQIEELGSEGKVEEAQGMMKLVEQLKEERELLRSTTSTIESFAAQEKQMEVCEVCGAFLIVGDAQSRVDDHLMGKQHMGYAKIKATVEELKEKLRKRTEEPERDDRLKKEKLEREEREREREREEKERKRRREEEEKEKERARDRERRKRSRSRSRHSSRTSDRRSSRSRDHKRSRSKDRRRSRSRDRRRSRSHDRSDRKHRSRSRDRRRSKSRDRKSYKHRSKSREREQDRKSKEKEKRGSDDKKSSVKSSSREKQSEDTSMDSKEGDAKNEVNGTSEDIKSEGDTQSN, encoded by the exons ATGATTTCGGCAGCCCAGCTTTTGGACGAGCTTATGGGCCGGGACAGAAACCTCGCCCCAGATGAAAAGCGCAGTAACGTGCGGTGGGACCATGAAAGC GTTTGTAAATACTACCTTTGTGGGTTTTGTCCAGCTGAATTATTCACAAATACTCGTTCTGACTTGG GTCCATGTGAAAAGATTCATGATGAAAACCTAAGAAAACA GTATGAGAAGAGTTCTCGATTCATGAAAGTAGGCTACGAAAGAGAGTTCCTTCGTTATTTGCAGAGCTTGCTTGCTGAAGTTGAGCGTCGAATTCGAAGAGGCCATGCCCGTTTAGCATTATCTCAGACTCAGCAGTCCTCAGGT CAGGCAGCAGGACCTACtggcaaaaatgaagaaaagattcAAGTCTTAACTGATAAAATTGATGTACTTCTGCAACAG ATTGAAGAACTAGGTTCTGAAGGAAAAGTAGAGGAGGCTCAAGGCATGATGAAACTTGTTGAACAGttaaaagaggagagagagttgCTCAGATCTACAACTTCA ACCATTGaaagttttgcagcccaggaaAAGCAAATGGAAGTTTGTGAAGTTTGTGGAGCCTTTTTAATTGTGGGAGATGCACAGTCCAGAGTCGATGATCACTTGATGGGGAAACAACATATGGGTTATGCTAAAATTAAAGCTACAGTAGAAGAATTAAAA gaaaaattaagaaaaagaactgAAGAGCCTGAACGCGATGATcgtttaaaaaaggagaaattagAGCGAGAAGAGCGAGAGAGGGAGcgtgaaagggaagaaaaggaaagaaagcgaCGAcgtgaggaagaagagaaggagaaagagagggcCCGTGATAGGGAAAGACGAAAGAGAAGCAGATCACGAAGCAGACATTCAAGCAGAACTTCTGACAGGAGAAGTAGTCGGTCGAGGGACCATAAACGGTCAAGAAGCAAGGACAGAAGACGAAGCAG aagTCGGGATCGACGCAGAAGCAGAAGCCATGATAGGTCAGACAGGAAGCACAGATCACGCAGCAGGGACAGAAGACGGTCAAAAAGCCGGGACCGGAAATCGTACAAGCACAGAAGCAAAAGCAGAGAACGAGAACAAGATAGGAAATCTAAGGAAAAAG AAAAGAGAGGATCTGATGATAAAAAAAGTAGTGTGAAGTCCAGTAGTCGAGAAAAACAGAGTGAAGACACAAGCATGGACTCCAAGGAAGGCGATGCTAAGAATGAGGTCAATGGGACAAGTGAAGACATTAAATCTGAAGGTGACACTCAGTCCAATTAA
- the LUC7L3 gene encoding luc7-like protein 3 isoform X3 translates to MISAAQLLDELMGRDRNLAPDEKRSNVRWDHESVCKYYLCGFCPAELFTNTRSDLGPCEKIHDENLRKQYEKSSRFMKVGYEREFLRYLQSLLAEVERRIRRGHARLALSQTQQSSGQAAGPTGKNEEKIQVLTDKIDVLLQQIEELGSEGKVEEAQGMMKLVEQLKEERELLRSTTSTIESFAAQEKQMEVCEVCGAFLIVGDAQSRVDDHLMGKQHMGYAKIKATVEELKEKLRKRTEEPERDDRLKKEKLEREEREREREREEKERKRRREEEEKEKERARDRERRKRSRSRSRHSSRTSDRRSSRSRDHKRSRSKDRRRSRSRDRRRSRSHDRSDRKHRSRSRDRRRSKSRDRKSYKHRSKSREREQDRKSKEKEKRGSDDKKSSVKSSSREKQSEDTSMDSKEGDAKNEVNGTSEDIKSEVQRKYVQMKMELRQVRRDTKATSEGKHSVVLQNLLRYIVLYRLFCSRLISPLVCLLGTYL, encoded by the exons ATGATTTCGGCAGCCCAGCTTTTGGACGAGCTTATGGGCCGGGACAGAAACCTCGCCCCAGATGAAAAGCGCAGTAACGTGCGGTGGGACCATGAAAGC GTTTGTAAATACTACCTTTGTGGGTTTTGTCCAGCTGAATTATTCACAAATACTCGTTCTGACTTGG GTCCATGTGAAAAGATTCATGATGAAAACCTAAGAAAACA GTATGAGAAGAGTTCTCGATTCATGAAAGTAGGCTACGAAAGAGAGTTCCTTCGTTATTTGCAGAGCTTGCTTGCTGAAGTTGAGCGTCGAATTCGAAGAGGCCATGCCCGTTTAGCATTATCTCAGACTCAGCAGTCCTCAGGT CAGGCAGCAGGACCTACtggcaaaaatgaagaaaagattcAAGTCTTAACTGATAAAATTGATGTACTTCTGCAACAG ATTGAAGAACTAGGTTCTGAAGGAAAAGTAGAGGAGGCTCAAGGCATGATGAAACTTGTTGAACAGttaaaagaggagagagagttgCTCAGATCTACAACTTCA ACCATTGaaagttttgcagcccaggaaAAGCAAATGGAAGTTTGTGAAGTTTGTGGAGCCTTTTTAATTGTGGGAGATGCACAGTCCAGAGTCGATGATCACTTGATGGGGAAACAACATATGGGTTATGCTAAAATTAAAGCTACAGTAGAAGAATTAAAA gaaaaattaagaaaaagaactgAAGAGCCTGAACGCGATGATcgtttaaaaaaggagaaattagAGCGAGAAGAGCGAGAGAGGGAGcgtgaaagggaagaaaaggaaagaaagcgaCGAcgtgaggaagaagagaaggagaaagagagggcCCGTGATAGGGAAAGACGAAAGAGAAGCAGATCACGAAGCAGACATTCAAGCAGAACTTCTGACAGGAGAAGTAGTCGGTCGAGGGACCATAAACGGTCAAGAAGCAAGGACAGAAGACGAAGCAG aagTCGGGATCGACGCAGAAGCAGAAGCCATGATAGGTCAGACAGGAAGCACAGATCACGCAGCAGGGACAGAAGACGGTCAAAAAGCCGGGACCGGAAATCGTACAAGCACAGAAGCAAAAGCAGAGAACGAGAACAAGATAGGAAATCTAAGGAAAAAG AAAAGAGAGGATCTGATGATAAAAAAAGTAGTGTGAAGTCCAGTAGTCGAGAAAAACAGAGTGAAGACACAAGCATGGACTCCAAGGAAGGCGATGCTAAGAATGAGGTCAATGGGACAAGTGAAGACATTAAATCTGAAG TGCAGCGTAAGTATGTACAGATGAAGATGGAGCTAAGACAAGTAAGAAGAGATACTAAAGCAACTTCTGAAGGAAAACACAGTGTAGTCCTGCAAAATCTTTTGAGGTACATTGTTTTGTATCGGCTATTTTGTAGCAGACTCATATCCCCTTTAGTGTGCCTCTTGGGAACATATTTGTAA
- the LUC7L3 gene encoding luc7-like protein 3 isoform X2, with protein sequence MISAAQLLDELMGRDRNLAPDEKRSNVRWDHESVCKYYLCGFCPAELFTNTRSDLGPCEKIHDENLRKQYILDIDRYEKSSRFMKVGYEREFLRYLQSLLAEVERRIRRGHARLALSQTQQSSGAAGPTGKNEEKIQVLTDKIDVLLQQIEELGSEGKVEEAQGMMKLVEQLKEERELLRSTTSTIESFAAQEKQMEVCEVCGAFLIVGDAQSRVDDHLMGKQHMGYAKIKATVEELKEKLRKRTEEPERDDRLKKEKLEREEREREREREEKERKRRREEEEKEKERARDRERRKRSRSRSRHSSRTSDRRSSRSRDHKRSRSKDRRRSRSRDRRRSRSHDRSDRKHRSRSRDRRRSKSRDRKSYKHRSKSREREQDRKSKEKEKRGSDDKKSSVKSSSREKQSEDTSMDSKEGDAKNEVNGTSEDIKSEVQRKYVQMKMELRQVRRDTKATSEGKHSVVLQNLLRYIVLYRLFCSRLISPLVCLLGTYL encoded by the exons ATGATTTCGGCAGCCCAGCTTTTGGACGAGCTTATGGGCCGGGACAGAAACCTCGCCCCAGATGAAAAGCGCAGTAACGTGCGGTGGGACCATGAAAGC GTTTGTAAATACTACCTTTGTGGGTTTTGTCCAGCTGAATTATTCACAAATACTCGTTCTGACTTGG GTCCATGTGAAAAGATTCATGATGAAAACCTAAGAAAACA ATACATTTTGGACATTGATAGGTATGAGAAGAGTTCTCGATTCATGAAAGTAGGCTACGAAAGAGAGTTCCTTCGTTATTTGCAGAGCTTGCTTGCTGAAGTTGAGCGTCGAATTCGAAGAGGCCATGCCCGTTTAGCATTATCTCAGACTCAGCAGTCCTCAGGT GCAGCAGGACCTACtggcaaaaatgaagaaaagattcAAGTCTTAACTGATAAAATTGATGTACTTCTGCAACAG ATTGAAGAACTAGGTTCTGAAGGAAAAGTAGAGGAGGCTCAAGGCATGATGAAACTTGTTGAACAGttaaaagaggagagagagttgCTCAGATCTACAACTTCA ACCATTGaaagttttgcagcccaggaaAAGCAAATGGAAGTTTGTGAAGTTTGTGGAGCCTTTTTAATTGTGGGAGATGCACAGTCCAGAGTCGATGATCACTTGATGGGGAAACAACATATGGGTTATGCTAAAATTAAAGCTACAGTAGAAGAATTAAAA gaaaaattaagaaaaagaactgAAGAGCCTGAACGCGATGATcgtttaaaaaaggagaaattagAGCGAGAAGAGCGAGAGAGGGAGcgtgaaagggaagaaaaggaaagaaagcgaCGAcgtgaggaagaagagaaggagaaagagagggcCCGTGATAGGGAAAGACGAAAGAGAAGCAGATCACGAAGCAGACATTCAAGCAGAACTTCTGACAGGAGAAGTAGTCGGTCGAGGGACCATAAACGGTCAAGAAGCAAGGACAGAAGACGAAGCAG aagTCGGGATCGACGCAGAAGCAGAAGCCATGATAGGTCAGACAGGAAGCACAGATCACGCAGCAGGGACAGAAGACGGTCAAAAAGCCGGGACCGGAAATCGTACAAGCACAGAAGCAAAAGCAGAGAACGAGAACAAGATAGGAAATCTAAGGAAAAAG AAAAGAGAGGATCTGATGATAAAAAAAGTAGTGTGAAGTCCAGTAGTCGAGAAAAACAGAGTGAAGACACAAGCATGGACTCCAAGGAAGGCGATGCTAAGAATGAGGTCAATGGGACAAGTGAAGACATTAAATCTGAAG TGCAGCGTAAGTATGTACAGATGAAGATGGAGCTAAGACAAGTAAGAAGAGATACTAAAGCAACTTCTGAAGGAAAACACAGTGTAGTCCTGCAAAATCTTTTGAGGTACATTGTTTTGTATCGGCTATTTTGTAGCAGACTCATATCCCCTTTAGTGTGCCTCTTGGGAACATATTTGTAA
- the LUC7L3 gene encoding luc7-like protein 3 isoform X6, with amino-acid sequence MISAAQLLDELMGRDRNLAPDEKRSNVRWDHESVCKYYLCGFCPAELFTNTRSDLGPCEKIHDENLRKQYILDIDRYEKSSRFMKVGYEREFLRYLQSLLAEVERRIRRGHARLALSQTQQSSGQAAGPTGKNEEKIQVLTDKIDVLLQQIEELGSEGKVEEAQGMMKLVEQLKEERELLRSTTSTIESFAAQEKQMEVCEVCGAFLIVGDAQSRVDDHLMGKQHMGYAKIKATVEELKEKLRKRTEEPERDDRLKKEKLEREEREREREREEKERKRRREEEEKEKERARDRERRKRSRSRSRHSSRTSDRRSSRSRDHKRSRSKDRRRSRSRDRRRSRSHDRSDRKHRSRSRDRRRSKSRDRKSYKHRSKSREREQDRKSKEKVQRKYVQMKMELRQVRRDTKATSEGKHSVVLQNLLRYIVLYRLFCSRLISPLVCLLGTYL; translated from the exons ATGATTTCGGCAGCCCAGCTTTTGGACGAGCTTATGGGCCGGGACAGAAACCTCGCCCCAGATGAAAAGCGCAGTAACGTGCGGTGGGACCATGAAAGC GTTTGTAAATACTACCTTTGTGGGTTTTGTCCAGCTGAATTATTCACAAATACTCGTTCTGACTTGG GTCCATGTGAAAAGATTCATGATGAAAACCTAAGAAAACA ATACATTTTGGACATTGATAGGTATGAGAAGAGTTCTCGATTCATGAAAGTAGGCTACGAAAGAGAGTTCCTTCGTTATTTGCAGAGCTTGCTTGCTGAAGTTGAGCGTCGAATTCGAAGAGGCCATGCCCGTTTAGCATTATCTCAGACTCAGCAGTCCTCAGGT CAGGCAGCAGGACCTACtggcaaaaatgaagaaaagattcAAGTCTTAACTGATAAAATTGATGTACTTCTGCAACAG ATTGAAGAACTAGGTTCTGAAGGAAAAGTAGAGGAGGCTCAAGGCATGATGAAACTTGTTGAACAGttaaaagaggagagagagttgCTCAGATCTACAACTTCA ACCATTGaaagttttgcagcccaggaaAAGCAAATGGAAGTTTGTGAAGTTTGTGGAGCCTTTTTAATTGTGGGAGATGCACAGTCCAGAGTCGATGATCACTTGATGGGGAAACAACATATGGGTTATGCTAAAATTAAAGCTACAGTAGAAGAATTAAAA gaaaaattaagaaaaagaactgAAGAGCCTGAACGCGATGATcgtttaaaaaaggagaaattagAGCGAGAAGAGCGAGAGAGGGAGcgtgaaagggaagaaaaggaaagaaagcgaCGAcgtgaggaagaagagaaggagaaagagagggcCCGTGATAGGGAAAGACGAAAGAGAAGCAGATCACGAAGCAGACATTCAAGCAGAACTTCTGACAGGAGAAGTAGTCGGTCGAGGGACCATAAACGGTCAAGAAGCAAGGACAGAAGACGAAGCAG aagTCGGGATCGACGCAGAAGCAGAAGCCATGATAGGTCAGACAGGAAGCACAGATCACGCAGCAGGGACAGAAGACGGTCAAAAAGCCGGGACCGGAAATCGTACAAGCACAGAAGCAAAAGCAGAGAACGAGAACAAGATAGGAAATCTAAGGAAAAAG TGCAGCGTAAGTATGTACAGATGAAGATGGAGCTAAGACAAGTAAGAAGAGATACTAAAGCAACTTCTGAAGGAAAACACAGTGTAGTCCTGCAAAATCTTTTGAGGTACATTGTTTTGTATCGGCTATTTTGTAGCAGACTCATATCCCCTTTAGTGTGCCTCTTGGGAACATATTTGTAA
- the LUC7L3 gene encoding luc7-like protein 3 isoform X1, translating into MISAAQLLDELMGRDRNLAPDEKRSNVRWDHESVCKYYLCGFCPAELFTNTRSDLGPCEKIHDENLRKQYILDIDRYEKSSRFMKVGYEREFLRYLQSLLAEVERRIRRGHARLALSQTQQSSGQAAGPTGKNEEKIQVLTDKIDVLLQQIEELGSEGKVEEAQGMMKLVEQLKEERELLRSTTSTIESFAAQEKQMEVCEVCGAFLIVGDAQSRVDDHLMGKQHMGYAKIKATVEELKEKLRKRTEEPERDDRLKKEKLEREEREREREREEKERKRRREEEEKEKERARDRERRKRSRSRSRHSSRTSDRRSSRSRDHKRSRSKDRRRSRSRDRRRSRSHDRSDRKHRSRSRDRRRSKSRDRKSYKHRSKSREREQDRKSKEKEKRGSDDKKSSVKSSSREKQSEDTSMDSKEGDAKNEVNGTSEDIKSEVQRKYVQMKMELRQVRRDTKATSEGKHSVVLQNLLRYIVLYRLFCSRLISPLVCLLGTYL; encoded by the exons ATGATTTCGGCAGCCCAGCTTTTGGACGAGCTTATGGGCCGGGACAGAAACCTCGCCCCAGATGAAAAGCGCAGTAACGTGCGGTGGGACCATGAAAGC GTTTGTAAATACTACCTTTGTGGGTTTTGTCCAGCTGAATTATTCACAAATACTCGTTCTGACTTGG GTCCATGTGAAAAGATTCATGATGAAAACCTAAGAAAACA ATACATTTTGGACATTGATAGGTATGAGAAGAGTTCTCGATTCATGAAAGTAGGCTACGAAAGAGAGTTCCTTCGTTATTTGCAGAGCTTGCTTGCTGAAGTTGAGCGTCGAATTCGAAGAGGCCATGCCCGTTTAGCATTATCTCAGACTCAGCAGTCCTCAGGT CAGGCAGCAGGACCTACtggcaaaaatgaagaaaagattcAAGTCTTAACTGATAAAATTGATGTACTTCTGCAACAG ATTGAAGAACTAGGTTCTGAAGGAAAAGTAGAGGAGGCTCAAGGCATGATGAAACTTGTTGAACAGttaaaagaggagagagagttgCTCAGATCTACAACTTCA ACCATTGaaagttttgcagcccaggaaAAGCAAATGGAAGTTTGTGAAGTTTGTGGAGCCTTTTTAATTGTGGGAGATGCACAGTCCAGAGTCGATGATCACTTGATGGGGAAACAACATATGGGTTATGCTAAAATTAAAGCTACAGTAGAAGAATTAAAA gaaaaattaagaaaaagaactgAAGAGCCTGAACGCGATGATcgtttaaaaaaggagaaattagAGCGAGAAGAGCGAGAGAGGGAGcgtgaaagggaagaaaaggaaagaaagcgaCGAcgtgaggaagaagagaaggagaaagagagggcCCGTGATAGGGAAAGACGAAAGAGAAGCAGATCACGAAGCAGACATTCAAGCAGAACTTCTGACAGGAGAAGTAGTCGGTCGAGGGACCATAAACGGTCAAGAAGCAAGGACAGAAGACGAAGCAG aagTCGGGATCGACGCAGAAGCAGAAGCCATGATAGGTCAGACAGGAAGCACAGATCACGCAGCAGGGACAGAAGACGGTCAAAAAGCCGGGACCGGAAATCGTACAAGCACAGAAGCAAAAGCAGAGAACGAGAACAAGATAGGAAATCTAAGGAAAAAG AAAAGAGAGGATCTGATGATAAAAAAAGTAGTGTGAAGTCCAGTAGTCGAGAAAAACAGAGTGAAGACACAAGCATGGACTCCAAGGAAGGCGATGCTAAGAATGAGGTCAATGGGACAAGTGAAGACATTAAATCTGAAG TGCAGCGTAAGTATGTACAGATGAAGATGGAGCTAAGACAAGTAAGAAGAGATACTAAAGCAACTTCTGAAGGAAAACACAGTGTAGTCCTGCAAAATCTTTTGAGGTACATTGTTTTGTATCGGCTATTTTGTAGCAGACTCATATCCCCTTTAGTGTGCCTCTTGGGAACATATTTGTAA
- the LUC7L3 gene encoding luc7-like protein 3 isoform X5: MISAAQLLDELMGRDRNLAPDEKRSNVRWDHESVCKYYLCGFCPAELFTNTRSDLGPCEKIHDENLRKQYILDIDRYEKSSRFMKVGYEREFLRYLQSLLAEVERRIRRGHARLALSQTQQSSGQAAGPTGKNEEKIQVLTDKIDVLLQQIEELGSEGKVEEAQGMMKLVEQLKEERELLRSTTSTIESFAAQEKQMEVCEVCGAFLIVGDAQSRVDDHLMGKQHMGYAKIKATVEELKEKLRKRTEEPERDDRLKKEKLEREEREREREREEKERKRRREEEEKEKERARDRERRKRSRSRSRHSSRTSDRRSSRSRDHKRSRSKDRRRSRSRDRRRSRSHDRSDRKHRSRSRDRRRSKSRDRKSYKHRSKSREREQDRKSKEKEKRGSDDKKSSVKSSSREKQSEDTSMDSKEGDAKNEVNGTSEDIKSEVQRKYVQMKMELRQVRRDTKATSEGKHSVVLQNLLRTTM, encoded by the exons ATGATTTCGGCAGCCCAGCTTTTGGACGAGCTTATGGGCCGGGACAGAAACCTCGCCCCAGATGAAAAGCGCAGTAACGTGCGGTGGGACCATGAAAGC GTTTGTAAATACTACCTTTGTGGGTTTTGTCCAGCTGAATTATTCACAAATACTCGTTCTGACTTGG GTCCATGTGAAAAGATTCATGATGAAAACCTAAGAAAACA ATACATTTTGGACATTGATAGGTATGAGAAGAGTTCTCGATTCATGAAAGTAGGCTACGAAAGAGAGTTCCTTCGTTATTTGCAGAGCTTGCTTGCTGAAGTTGAGCGTCGAATTCGAAGAGGCCATGCCCGTTTAGCATTATCTCAGACTCAGCAGTCCTCAGGT CAGGCAGCAGGACCTACtggcaaaaatgaagaaaagattcAAGTCTTAACTGATAAAATTGATGTACTTCTGCAACAG ATTGAAGAACTAGGTTCTGAAGGAAAAGTAGAGGAGGCTCAAGGCATGATGAAACTTGTTGAACAGttaaaagaggagagagagttgCTCAGATCTACAACTTCA ACCATTGaaagttttgcagcccaggaaAAGCAAATGGAAGTTTGTGAAGTTTGTGGAGCCTTTTTAATTGTGGGAGATGCACAGTCCAGAGTCGATGATCACTTGATGGGGAAACAACATATGGGTTATGCTAAAATTAAAGCTACAGTAGAAGAATTAAAA gaaaaattaagaaaaagaactgAAGAGCCTGAACGCGATGATcgtttaaaaaaggagaaattagAGCGAGAAGAGCGAGAGAGGGAGcgtgaaagggaagaaaaggaaagaaagcgaCGAcgtgaggaagaagagaaggagaaagagagggcCCGTGATAGGGAAAGACGAAAGAGAAGCAGATCACGAAGCAGACATTCAAGCAGAACTTCTGACAGGAGAAGTAGTCGGTCGAGGGACCATAAACGGTCAAGAAGCAAGGACAGAAGACGAAGCAG aagTCGGGATCGACGCAGAAGCAGAAGCCATGATAGGTCAGACAGGAAGCACAGATCACGCAGCAGGGACAGAAGACGGTCAAAAAGCCGGGACCGGAAATCGTACAAGCACAGAAGCAAAAGCAGAGAACGAGAACAAGATAGGAAATCTAAGGAAAAAG AAAAGAGAGGATCTGATGATAAAAAAAGTAGTGTGAAGTCCAGTAGTCGAGAAAAACAGAGTGAAGACACAAGCATGGACTCCAAGGAAGGCGATGCTAAGAATGAGGTCAATGGGACAAGTGAAGACATTAAATCTGAAG TGCAGCGTAAGTATGTACAGATGAAGATGGAGCTAAGACAAGTAAGAAGAGATACTAAAGCAACTTCTGAAGGAAAACACAGTGTAGTCCTGCAAAATCTTTTGAG GACAACCATGTGA